A genomic stretch from Orcinus orca chromosome 14, mOrcOrc1.1, whole genome shotgun sequence includes:
- the CEP55 gene encoding centrosomal protein of 55 kDa isoform X3, with amino-acid sequence MSSRSPKDLIKSKWGPKPSNSKSEAALEKFRGEIAALKTSVDEMASGKGKLNDKDRHRLLEKIRVLEAEREKNAYRLTEKDKEIQQLRDELKAKHSTTALLEQLEEKTKEGERREQLLKSLSEETDILKKHLSATTARLAEFEGKADTLRLSQTVATSCFNSSMSNIHEMEIQLKDALEKNQQWLVYDEQREVYVKGLLAKIFELEQKLETAVHAFPQETKKTESEGCLQEEKQKYYNHLLANAKNDLEVERQTITQLNFELSEFRRKYEETQKEVQDLNQLLCSQRKADVQHLEYDRHKTEKIQRLKEENDLAREKLEEEKKRSEELLSQVQFLYTTLLKQKEEQKRVALLEQQQLQEFAFTEPLVTLQGETENRGKVASPKSPTAALNESLVECPKCNIQYPATEHRDLLVHVEYCSE; translated from the exons ATGTCTTCCAGAAGTCCCAAAgatttaattaaaagtaaatggggACCAAAGCCTAGTAACTCCAAATCAGAAGCTGCATTAGAAAAATTTAGGGGAGAAATTGCAGCCTTAAAAACATCGGTGGATGAAATGGCAAGCGGAAAAGGAAAGCTGAATGATAAAGACAGACACAGACTTTTGGAG AAAATTCGAGTCCTTGAagctgagagagagaagaatgctTATCGCCTCACAGAGAAGGACAAAGAAATACAGCAACTCAGAGACGAGCTGAAAGCCAAACACAGCACTACTGCATTGCTTGAACAGctggaagagaaaacaaaggaaggtGAAAGGAGGGAACAGCTGTTGAAATCCTTGTCTGAAGAgacagatatattaaaaaaacacttgtCTGCTACAACTGCAAGACTTGCTGAATTTGAAGGCAAAGCTGATACACTTCGTTTATCACAg ACTGTGGCTACAAGTTGCTTCAATTCATCAATGAGTAATATTCATGAAATGGAAATACAGCTGAAAGAT GCTCTGGAGAAAAATCAGCAATGGCTTGTGTATGATGAGCAGCGAGAGGTCTACGTAAAAGGACTTTTAGCGAAGATCTTTGAGTTGGAACAGAAATTGGAAACAGCTGTTCATGCATTCCCACAGGAGACAAAAAAGACTGAATCAGAAG GTTGTCttcaagaagaaaagcaaaaatattacaACCATCTCTTGGCAAATGCAAAAAACGATCTTGAGGTAGAACGACAAACAATaactcagttgaattttgaacTTAGtgaatttagaagaaaatatgaagaaacccAAAAAGAAGTGCAAGATTTAAATCAGCTGTTGTGTTCACAAAGAAAGGCAGATGTACAACATCTGGAATACGATAGgcataaaacagagaaaatacaaaggCTCAAGGAAGAGAATGATCTTGCCAGGGAAAAActtgaagaagagaagaagagatcTGAAGAGCTCTTATCTCAG GTCCAGTTTCTTTACACGACTCTGTTGAAGCAGAAAGAGGAACAGAAAAGGGTAGCTCTGTTGGAACAACAG caACTTCAAGAGTTTGCCTTCACAGAGCCATTAGTCACTTTGCAAGGAGAGActgaaaacagaggaaaagttGCCTCACCAAAAAGTCCTACTGCTGCACTAAATGAAAGCCTGGTGGAATGTCCCAAGTGCAATATCCAGTATCCAGCCACCGAACATCGAGATCTACTCGTCCATGTTGAATACTGTTCTGAGTAA
- the CEP55 gene encoding centrosomal protein of 55 kDa isoform X1, translating into MSSRSPKDLIKSKWGPKPSNSKSEAALEKFRGEIAALKTSVDEMASGKGKLNDKDRHRLLEKIRVLEAEREKNAYRLTEKDKEIQQLRDELKAKHSTTALLEQLEEKTKEGERREQLLKSLSEETDILKKHLSATTARLAEFEGKADTLRLSQTVATSCFNSSMSNIHEMEIQLKDALEKNQQWLVYDEQREVYVKGLLAKIFELEQKLETAVHAFPQETKKTESEGCLQEEKQKYYNHLLANAKNDLEVERQTITQLNFELSEFRRKYEETQKEVQDLNQLLCSQRKADVQHLEYDRHKTEKIQRLKEENDLAREKLEEEKKRSEELLSQVQFLYTTLLKQKEEQKRVALLEQQMQACTVDFENEKLDRQNMQHQLHVILKELRKARNQITQLESLKQLQEFAFTEPLVTLQGETENRGKVASPKSPTAALNESLVECPKCNIQYPATEHRDLLVHVEYCSE; encoded by the exons ATGTCTTCCAGAAGTCCCAAAgatttaattaaaagtaaatggggACCAAAGCCTAGTAACTCCAAATCAGAAGCTGCATTAGAAAAATTTAGGGGAGAAATTGCAGCCTTAAAAACATCGGTGGATGAAATGGCAAGCGGAAAAGGAAAGCTGAATGATAAAGACAGACACAGACTTTTGGAG AAAATTCGAGTCCTTGAagctgagagagagaagaatgctTATCGCCTCACAGAGAAGGACAAAGAAATACAGCAACTCAGAGACGAGCTGAAAGCCAAACACAGCACTACTGCATTGCTTGAACAGctggaagagaaaacaaaggaaggtGAAAGGAGGGAACAGCTGTTGAAATCCTTGTCTGAAGAgacagatatattaaaaaaacacttgtCTGCTACAACTGCAAGACTTGCTGAATTTGAAGGCAAAGCTGATACACTTCGTTTATCACAg ACTGTGGCTACAAGTTGCTTCAATTCATCAATGAGTAATATTCATGAAATGGAAATACAGCTGAAAGAT GCTCTGGAGAAAAATCAGCAATGGCTTGTGTATGATGAGCAGCGAGAGGTCTACGTAAAAGGACTTTTAGCGAAGATCTTTGAGTTGGAACAGAAATTGGAAACAGCTGTTCATGCATTCCCACAGGAGACAAAAAAGACTGAATCAGAAG GTTGTCttcaagaagaaaagcaaaaatattacaACCATCTCTTGGCAAATGCAAAAAACGATCTTGAGGTAGAACGACAAACAATaactcagttgaattttgaacTTAGtgaatttagaagaaaatatgaagaaacccAAAAAGAAGTGCAAGATTTAAATCAGCTGTTGTGTTCACAAAGAAAGGCAGATGTACAACATCTGGAATACGATAGgcataaaacagagaaaatacaaaggCTCAAGGAAGAGAATGATCTTGCCAGGGAAAAActtgaagaagagaagaagagatcTGAAGAGCTCTTATCTCAG GTCCAGTTTCTTTACACGACTCTGTTGAAGCAGAAAGAGGAACAGAAAAGGGTAGCTCTGTTGGAACAACAG ATGCAGGCATGTACTGTagactttgaaaatgaaaaacttgACCGTCAAAATATGCAGCATCAATTGCATGTAATTCTTAAGGAGCTCCGAAAAGCAAGAAATCAAATAACACAGTTGGAATCCTTG aagcaACTTCAAGAGTTTGCCTTCACAGAGCCATTAGTCACTTTGCAAGGAGAGActgaaaacagaggaaaagttGCCTCACCAAAAAGTCCTACTGCTGCACTAAATGAAAGCCTGGTGGAATGTCCCAAGTGCAATATCCAGTATCCAGCCACCGAACATCGAGATCTACTCGTCCATGTTGAATACTGTTCTGAGTAA
- the CEP55 gene encoding centrosomal protein of 55 kDa isoform X2, which translates to MSSRSPKDLIKSKWGPKPSNSKSEAALEKFRGEIAALKTSVDEMASGKGKLNDKDRHRLLEKIRVLEAEREKNAYRLTEKDKEIQQLRDELKAKHSTTALLEQLEEKTKEGERREQLLKSLSEETDILKKHLSATTARLAEFEGKADTLRLSQTVATSCFNSSMSNIHEMEIQLKDALEKNQQWLVYDEQREVYVKGLLAKIFELEQKLETAVHAFPQETKKTESEGCLQEEKQKYYNHLLANAKNDLEVERQTITQLNFELSEFRRKYEETQKEVQDLNQLLCSQRKADVQHLEYDRHKTEKIQRLKEENDLAREKLEEEKKRSEELLSQVQFLYTTLLKQKEEQKRVALLEQQKQLQEFAFTEPLVTLQGETENRGKVASPKSPTAALNESLVECPKCNIQYPATEHRDLLVHVEYCSE; encoded by the exons ATGTCTTCCAGAAGTCCCAAAgatttaattaaaagtaaatggggACCAAAGCCTAGTAACTCCAAATCAGAAGCTGCATTAGAAAAATTTAGGGGAGAAATTGCAGCCTTAAAAACATCGGTGGATGAAATGGCAAGCGGAAAAGGAAAGCTGAATGATAAAGACAGACACAGACTTTTGGAG AAAATTCGAGTCCTTGAagctgagagagagaagaatgctTATCGCCTCACAGAGAAGGACAAAGAAATACAGCAACTCAGAGACGAGCTGAAAGCCAAACACAGCACTACTGCATTGCTTGAACAGctggaagagaaaacaaaggaaggtGAAAGGAGGGAACAGCTGTTGAAATCCTTGTCTGAAGAgacagatatattaaaaaaacacttgtCTGCTACAACTGCAAGACTTGCTGAATTTGAAGGCAAAGCTGATACACTTCGTTTATCACAg ACTGTGGCTACAAGTTGCTTCAATTCATCAATGAGTAATATTCATGAAATGGAAATACAGCTGAAAGAT GCTCTGGAGAAAAATCAGCAATGGCTTGTGTATGATGAGCAGCGAGAGGTCTACGTAAAAGGACTTTTAGCGAAGATCTTTGAGTTGGAACAGAAATTGGAAACAGCTGTTCATGCATTCCCACAGGAGACAAAAAAGACTGAATCAGAAG GTTGTCttcaagaagaaaagcaaaaatattacaACCATCTCTTGGCAAATGCAAAAAACGATCTTGAGGTAGAACGACAAACAATaactcagttgaattttgaacTTAGtgaatttagaagaaaatatgaagaaacccAAAAAGAAGTGCAAGATTTAAATCAGCTGTTGTGTTCACAAAGAAAGGCAGATGTACAACATCTGGAATACGATAGgcataaaacagagaaaatacaaaggCTCAAGGAAGAGAATGATCTTGCCAGGGAAAAActtgaagaagagaagaagagatcTGAAGAGCTCTTATCTCAG GTCCAGTTTCTTTACACGACTCTGTTGAAGCAGAAAGAGGAACAGAAAAGGGTAGCTCTGTTGGAACAACAG aagcaACTTCAAGAGTTTGCCTTCACAGAGCCATTAGTCACTTTGCAAGGAGAGActgaaaacagaggaaaagttGCCTCACCAAAAAGTCCTACTGCTGCACTAAATGAAAGCCTGGTGGAATGTCCCAAGTGCAATATCCAGTATCCAGCCACCGAACATCGAGATCTACTCGTCCATGTTGAATACTGTTCTGAGTAA